The following are from one region of the Lepeophtheirus salmonis chromosome 8, UVic_Lsal_1.4, whole genome shotgun sequence genome:
- the LOC121123401 gene encoding uncharacterized protein isoform X2, producing the protein MDDYDNNIGNNVMDLTAYSRQGYDNEEYVDIGDNINLPERIPFLPGVPRVISYYGDYEDENEGDFREYEDPDYFRNSPPNPLKPISNLNPPQRPGFPYREVYDQQRERYPEEQDGNYIRDQGEEDRYPPEYDDYGGGSQRPKKNSYEEETEEDKRFRSPAPSENQVGFFDYFDNEDAYVTTPRYNVGPSHRAVNHHDSQADHLGYERNYNKNVNEGFQYPIYKKIPDENPNNPYAYTSYNHRLYQKNTEHNAEY; encoded by the exons ATGGATGACTATGACAACAATATCGGCAACAACGTTATGGACTTGACAGCGTACAGTCGTCAAGGCTACGATAATGAAGAGTACGTGGACATTGGGGATAACATTAATTTACCAGAGAGAATCCCTTTTCTCCCTGGTGTTCCAAGAGTCATTTCATATTATGGAGACTATGAAGATGAAAATGAAGGAGATTTTCGAGAGTATGAAGACCCTGATTATTTTCGAAACTCTCCACCAAACCCTTTAAAACCCATCTCCAACTTGAATCCACCTCAGCGCCCAGGATTTCCTTATAGAGAAGTATATGATCAACAAAGGGAAAGATATCCTGAAGAGCAGGATGGTAATTATATCCGAGATCAAGGAGAAGAGGATCGTTATCCACCAGAATATGATGATTATGGAGGGGGTAGTCAGAGgcctaaaaaaaattcatatgaaGAAGAGACAGAAGAGGATAAGCGTTTCCGAAGTCCGGCTCCATCTGAAAATCAAGTTGGattctttgattattttgataatgagGATGCATATGTCACTACGCCTCGTTACAATGTGGGACCCTCTCATCGTGCCGTGAACCACCATGATAGCCAAGCTGACCACCTAGGATATGAAAG gaactacaacaaaaatgtaaatgaaggCTTCCAGTATCCTATCTACAAGAAAATCCCAGACGAAAATCCAAATAATCCATACGCATATACTTCTTACAACCATCGCCTTTACCAGAAAAATACAGAACACAACGCAGAATACTAA
- the LOC121123401 gene encoding uncharacterized protein isoform X1 produces the protein MKKHHGSIIPLYLFLVLLPLSESNNTTISNTTEIMEERKGLYTTSIKPPSSDNNEGGYFAEGMDDYDNNIGNNVMDLTAYSRQGYDNEEYVDIGDNINLPERIPFLPGVPRVISYYGDYEDENEGDFREYEDPDYFRNSPPNPLKPISNLNPPQRPGFPYREVYDQQRERYPEEQDGNYIRDQGEEDRYPPEYDDYGGGSQRPKKNSYEEETEEDKRFRSPAPSENQVGFFDYFDNEDAYVTTPRYNVGPSHRAVNHHDSQADHLGYERNYNKNVNEGFQYPIYKKIPDENPNNPYAYTSYNHRLYQKNTEHNAEY, from the exons ATGAAAAAGCATCATGGATCTATTATTCCTTTGTATCTGTTTCTGGTACTTCTTCCCCTATCTGAGAGCAACAATACTACCATTTCTAATACGACGGAGATAATGG aagaaagaaAAGGCTTGTACACAACAAGCATCAAACCCCCCTCTTCTGACAATAATGAAGGAGGATACTTCGCAGAGGGTATGGATGACTATGACAACAATATCGGCAACAACGTTATGGACTTGACAGCGTACAGTCGTCAAGGCTACGATAATGAAGAGTACGTGGACATTGGGGATAACATTAATTTACCAGAGAGAATCCCTTTTCTCCCTGGTGTTCCAAGAGTCATTTCATATTATGGAGACTATGAAGATGAAAATGAAGGAGATTTTCGAGAGTATGAAGACCCTGATTATTTTCGAAACTCTCCACCAAACCCTTTAAAACCCATCTCCAACTTGAATCCACCTCAGCGCCCAGGATTTCCTTATAGAGAAGTATATGATCAACAAAGGGAAAGATATCCTGAAGAGCAGGATGGTAATTATATCCGAGATCAAGGAGAAGAGGATCGTTATCCACCAGAATATGATGATTATGGAGGGGGTAGTCAGAGgcctaaaaaaaattcatatgaaGAAGAGACAGAAGAGGATAAGCGTTTCCGAAGTCCGGCTCCATCTGAAAATCAAGTTGGattctttgattattttgataatgagGATGCATATGTCACTACGCCTCGTTACAATGTGGGACCCTCTCATCGTGCCGTGAACCACCATGATAGCCAAGCTGACCACCTAGGATATGAAAG gaactacaacaaaaatgtaaatgaaggCTTCCAGTATCCTATCTACAAGAAAATCCCAGACGAAAATCCAAATAATCCATACGCATATACTTCTTACAACCATCGCCTTTACCAGAAAAATACAGAACACAACGCAGAATACTAA